The following are encoded together in the Cohaesibacter gelatinilyticus genome:
- a CDS encoding O-antigen ligase family protein, translating into MASALAPLATGRLAWPSASAWKQHIASATLAVAVFCSGFVINEPSPYEFAMVALIGIWAFVDFKINRYILPLVGLMLLFIAGGVFSITQSSIIDHEPLYMAVSAFLAFTSIFFAGIISQNPVHYATHIYKAYVAAAVVTAILGIIGYFGAVPGFEIFTRNSRAMGAFQDPNVFGPYLVLPFIFILVSILKNPPSKALILLPIFGILAIGILLSFSRAAWGLTVFSTLAASLLFLVTTRSLRIRGRIMVYLMIGAGLVFLGILAALSIEEVRGLLLQRFTLKQNYDNTRFATHAAGFAAAWTKPLGFGALEFGPLFGQDPHNIYLKSLVAYGWLGLIAYLGMIITTFIVAFPLLFRTRPWQLLLQCAFVVWLGHVLIAQVIDIDHWRHVYMLFGFIWGFIGAEYLTRRKERRETPQYMQTTKPQSNSMDLSQQPDIHPTRILTF; encoded by the coding sequence AGCATATTGCGTCGGCAACCTTGGCAGTTGCCGTCTTCTGCTCCGGTTTTGTTATCAACGAACCATCGCCCTATGAGTTTGCCATGGTCGCCCTCATCGGGATTTGGGCATTTGTGGACTTCAAGATCAATCGCTATATCCTGCCACTCGTTGGTCTGATGCTGCTTTTCATCGCGGGCGGGGTCTTCTCCATCACCCAGTCCAGTATAATAGATCATGAACCGCTTTATATGGCAGTTTCGGCATTCCTGGCCTTCACATCTATTTTTTTCGCTGGCATTATCAGTCAAAATCCGGTCCATTATGCGACACATATCTACAAAGCCTATGTGGCAGCGGCAGTGGTGACTGCTATTTTGGGGATCATCGGCTATTTCGGCGCAGTGCCGGGCTTTGAAATCTTCACGCGAAATTCACGTGCCATGGGAGCCTTTCAGGATCCGAACGTATTTGGCCCTTATTTGGTGCTGCCCTTCATCTTCATATTGGTCAGCATCTTGAAGAACCCGCCCTCCAAAGCGCTAATTCTGTTGCCCATCTTCGGTATCTTGGCTATTGGCATTCTGCTCAGCTTTTCTCGAGCAGCCTGGGGCCTGACCGTGTTCTCTACCCTCGCCGCCTCTCTCTTGTTTCTTGTCACAACCCGCTCTCTCAGAATACGCGGGCGCATCATGGTATATTTGATGATCGGCGCTGGGTTGGTTTTTCTGGGCATTCTGGCAGCCCTGAGTATTGAGGAAGTACGCGGGTTGCTATTGCAGCGCTTCACGCTGAAACAGAATTACGATAACACCCGCTTTGCAACACATGCAGCAGGATTTGCGGCCGCTTGGACCAAGCCGCTGGGCTTTGGTGCATTGGAATTTGGTCCTCTATTCGGGCAGGATCCCCATAATATCTATCTGAAATCGCTGGTCGCTTATGGCTGGCTTGGTCTGATTGCCTATCTGGGGATGATCATCACAACCTTTATCGTTGCATTTCCCTTATTGTTTCGTACACGTCCATGGCAGTTGCTGCTGCAGTGCGCCTTTGTGGTTTGGCTTGGTCACGTATTGATTGCGCAAGTGATTGATATCGACCATTGGCGTCATGTCTATATGCTGTTCGGATTCATTTGGGGTTTTATTGGCGCGGAATATCTCACTCGCCGTAAAGAGCGCCGAGAAACACCTCAGTACATGCAGACTACAAAGCCGCAATCCAACAGCATGGATCTGTCACAACAACCTGACATTCATCCCACACGAATTTTGACCTTCTAA